A window of Onychostoma macrolepis isolate SWU-2019 chromosome 24, ASM1243209v1, whole genome shotgun sequence genomic DNA:
AAACGTCTGCTCTGCTCCATGCATAAAGCGTGCGCTGCAGAGCCGCTGCACAGTGCAGCAGGAATAAGATTTCTGATCACGtgaagagagtgagagagctCAATGCTAGCTCTTTGGGAGCAGAACCTGGTTTATACTCGCCGCGTCAACGCGAGCGGCAAAAATGACGCGAATACTGAGGAAACGATGGCGGACGGATGGAGGATTTGGTTTTCaagcaaagtaaaataaaagactGCTTCTTAAACCAGAGAAGGTGAACATGTTGGTTTTGTCTTTGCTGTTTATCTCACGTTATGCTATGGAGGCTttctttaaatgttctttatttatttgattactcAGTGTTTGCTAAACGTTCTGGTGTAGCCTATGCCATGCCTTGTCTTATTCGTTTATgttaattacattatataagTTAGTTtgtagcctactgttttattgttgttgtgcttttcaattaagaataacaatgaatccatctttcaatcatttgttttagttttaaacagtGAATAGATGCAAAACATACaattatcttttcttgtaaaaagtGACATTCGAATTCGAAACCCGGCTTACAGCACAGCAAAagatgaacttccgttcacaaaattcaaatcacaaataatactgatgaaaaagaacAGGTTGAATGTTAACCACTTTTGTTACCATAAACTTAAACATAAACTTTCCTTTTTTCTTcataaatacctttttttttttttaacgccGCCTTTTGATTGACAGAATATAATCGGCCCTGATCATCAGCTGATGGCCGATAGTGAAATAAATTGCTTTTATTGGGCCGATACCGATTGTTGGCCGATACATCGGTGCATCTctagtttttacttttatatggtattatacggtggccgagagagctcaacgtgctgcagcttcagaaaacacatgcaaatagaaaaagcaccagcaaatcaagaaaacatcttcatcagtttgacagcaggtgctgcaaatgctcacaatgcaaccaaataaagaaacgcgctACAAATGCTCACTGCACAACcaaattaagaatttttaaCTTTGactgtgttgtgagcatttgcagcgcgtgtgttgtcaaattgatgaagttgttttcttaatttgcaggtgttttttctatttgcagcgcttTGAGCTCTCTCGACCACTGAAGTATTACCGGTATTTCAAATGAGAGTATAATCTAAATGAACGACTCAAATGGTGATGTCATTACCTTGGCCCTTATCTTCAGATACAATGTAAGTGCCATTGCTGGAGTGGACAGCATACTGCATTATGGGAGACCCAGGCCAGGAAGTGAAGGTATCATATCTCTGCTGGCAGGGGATAAACTGGACACCGCCACTCTGGTTGACAGAGACtttaaagtaataaaacaaaagtcaTATGAGGACAAGCCTGTGCACTTCATACTTTTGATTTGTCAGAGACAATAATGTTTATAAAGTTTGGTTTCACCTACAGTGGCctcaaatattatttaaaaaaaagtgttttgctaatttttaaatgacaaaacaatatatattgttcaaaattacacaaaaagtatttgaacaccttaTTGTCAAACGCCAGTGAAACTCAAGGCAAAATTGCTTAAAAAAATTCATAGATAACCAGctgattaaaaagtaaaaaatggcTCAGAAAAGTAAAGTTTAGTATCATTTATGTGGGGATGCCATTTGGtttgatatattattattatagaatgCAAaggcatttatacatttttaagaatGACTTGAGCATGCACAAGCATCTAAATAGTTTTTGAGGCCACAGTACATGTGAAATATGTATTTGAAACATCTCACTGAAAGGGCCTGCATTGCTATTGTTGAAAATATTTCTTGCGGATATCTCAACATCCAACTTCTGTTTTGCATCTTCATCGTTTGGAGAGTCACCAAGATGTGCACTGGTTGAAGAGTCAGGTAGATCCCCTTTTGTGTTCTCTTTGCAAATAACTAATGGTGCCTGAGGAAAAATCAAAAGATTATTGCTTATTACGAGAATAGCTCACCAAAAAAGAAGTTTTGCCGGAAATTAATTTACCCTCAGGATATCCAAGATGACATTACTTGCTCAGCAatgtatcctctgcagtgaatgggtgccgtcaaaatgagagtccaaacagctgataaatacatcacaataatccacaagaaatccacacaactccagtccatcaattgaCATCTTTTGAAGTgtaaagctgtgtgtttgtaagaaacaaatccactgACTTGAGTTgtgttgtagattattgtgatgtttttatcagttgtttgggctctcattctgacggcacccattcactgcagaggatacattgctgagcaagtgatgtcatgctaaatttctccagtTCTGATGAATAAACTTATCTACACCTTGGATGGCCAGGGGGCGAGTACATTTCCTTCAATGTAGCCCTTTTCTGAATCCCTGATTTCTAAACCcaccagggcccgtattcacaaaacttTTTATCTTGccactaagagttctcctaaatagcagtaaaagatTTTAGCaaagagttttctcttaaaacctattcacaaagctgctcAGACAAACTTTTACTAAGGAATAGAGAGAGGTCTTAATTAAGCTAAGAGTATGGGCGGGGTTGACCTCGTTGCTATGGatgatgtcagcatgcttacaaactatgcacacagtgattggctgatagtctctgtcagagatttattcatgGAAATATTGTAGAGCAAATATTGcaatattcaaataaaggtttaaaaataaaaaatgttaattgccacattcaaataaagatgtTAAAATATTGTCAGCCTCTCGCATGTATGCTTCTCAAAAACAATTAGCAGATATGCATATAAACAACCTTTTAGTCAAGAGAGTAGAATAATCATGGCTGATAGTAAtacatgcaaatgtaaaaaaaaaaactggatgcaagaacagctgttacttcttgcccaactggttaataaaaacaaggatataatcaaaggaaaatttGGAATTGGGGTAACCTCCAAAACCAAAGGTGATCCTTTTTTAAAAGGTCATAATcatcaaatgtttctaaaatgtttacagGAAGGAGTCCTCTTCACTATTCCTAAcctttcacagatttaggaactagttttagcgctaaaacgctttgtgaaatactcttagagcaaaaatttaggagtcctaaagattttctcctaaatcggCGAGTTATGAGCTACTTTTTGCCTTAATGCTGGGTACACACCACAAGATAATCGGGCTGATTTTGGGCCGATTTCTCCCCTTCCGACAATCCTAGGTAATGTCCCGATTATCTTGGTGGATCTAAAGATTATTTTATCAGATTTTCCTGTGGTGTGAGGTGTGttaagagtgactgaatctgctCAGAAGAACATCGGAGGCGCCCCGATCACTAATCGTAAATATTCAGCATGTTGAATATTTACGATCAGAAATCCTGATGTGTGGGGAGAACCCTGAGGACAAATGCGCGTATGATCTGCAGATTATCACGTGAAACGAAACAATATCCAATCAGAAAGTGAGCTGACAGAAGACGGAAGCATAACAAACGGCGTCATTTCGCAGCACAAAAGGATTTGGACACTATCATCGCAATTTCTTCCTGCCATTACCAAAGACTGGGACTTTAAAGCCTTAAATCTATTCtttgaataatttgtaattatttatacttGTTTAAGGAAATGTAGTTTTCTTAttgcttttccttttttattttatttatttattattgttttttgtttattattgtttttgatgTAATTTATATGTTTTTGCCCTTGTATGTTCTTTGTTCTAAAactgcaataataaaaaaattagtttATTCTCAAGTCTCCAGAGATTTTGAGAAATTTCCCAAATTCACAGTCGGGACTCTGGTTGAAAATCTGTTGGTGTGTGGTGTGCTGTCTTTGTCACATCGCAGCACACCACACACTATAGGAGCAAAACGATTAAATCTAGGATTTTTTTGTCCTCATGTTTGTGGTCTCTCACATTTTGAAGAtcttataagattttaaaaatcttttagtgtgtacccagcataagatgttttgtgaatatgggCCCTGATATATAGGATTAGCCTACATATATAAGAAAGACCTTATGATGATCTTGTGATGAATTCCTACAGTAATCAGAGGTTTaggtctcacacacacacacatggtttTCCGAAGCACACAAGGTCATTCCTACGCTTTTTTCCACCTGCCACCTACATGTGCGCCCAGATCACACATGTCTGAAGCCACACCGTCTTAGTCACCACATAATTGTacaaatcactgaagctgttcaGAGGAGACTGCATTACTATAAATAATCAATTGAATTTTAATAGGAACCCCTGTGACCAGAGGTAGTGTGTTTCTGACCCATTAGCAGTAAAGACAGTGACATGTAAGCCAGTAAGTTAGCTAGTAAGTTTTACCTGTTCATATTCTGCAGACTGAGTGATTGGTTGACTCGCATCACCTGCATCCATACTGCTTTAAactaaaagataaaaataaaaataaaatccctGCTATACactctttttaataataataataatatatgtatattgtgTCTTATTGTGATTTAGCTAAGCTGTCCATCAGTTAAGATACACATagataaatgttgaaataatcTAAATAATTCGTATATTTTAAGGTGTGAGgagtatatatttaatgtttaaagtggCTAGGTTTCAAAGCAAATTGTGTGTTGGAATATTGTTTTTCAATAATATTACTAGCTCTCTCACAACAACAAATACGAAATGTGATCTAAATGCTTTAAAAGAACTCAAGGGACAGCAAAGTTAACGTATTCGCTGAATGTGGACACTAATATTGTCGTTTTAACCAATTTCTtaccttatttttttaagagagaggtgtttaaaatgtaatttgaccGAGTACAGTCGTCGAGAAGGCTACACGATGAGGCGAGCGGTTAGATTTGTAACGGTCAATTTACTAATGAGCGCGAGCGAGCGCTTAAATATGTTTCAAAGCAAACTGACTCGCGCGCAGTATGAAAACTATATCACCTGTAGTGGCATATTACGATTTTAGgaatttaaactagtttaactCTTATTATATGTTGTCTTCATAAACAACATCTATGGTTAGAACGTCAAAGAAATTATTCGGCATTTGGCGACATCCACTGATTGAAGGTGGAATAGAACTTATGTTGCTGTCACTGttattatgaaaattaaatcagAAAGGTAATCAATAAGAagtaattacatatatttaagcCTATACAACttttaaatcagtaaaaacAAAGACATTGTGGCATGGGTTTTTGTCATTTCTTGCACTTACATCTCAAGTTCCATGACCTCTCCATTTATAATTActatccctgctgaaaaaaaaacaatagaaccctgcccaaaacacaatagaaaatgtaatggttttaatggttataatgggaattgtattggttttaatggaaattataatggtgtctactggtatgtgatggattctattggtgggatgttaaatcctattggaaaaatgcccaaaaaaaacactacaaaaaggaattttgttacggttttactggaaaaagctaatggtttataatggtattttaatggaaaccattggaatttctgtgatggtttccattgggcttctattgtttttttagcagggatattattattaaaattcttAATTTCAGACTgatttgtttgtaaacattGAAAAAAGCCATTTGAAATTTTAGGTTTTCCATGACTGTTGGAACCTAAAGTTAAGACAGTGTCCTTAATCGGtgtatatcaaaaataaaactagaaaactctatttattattgtatttattttttggtctttcttgaaaatacaaaacaaaaacacattaaacattacaaaacattcTTTAACCGAAGTGACATAGGCAATGTATAAAgtaaaaagacaataaaattcAATCAGTTACGGTGTAATTTTGAGGTAACAAGCGATGTTTGGGTCAATAATAACTAAACAACTCAAATTCACCTCCTCAAATGTAACCAGTAGTGTTATCAAATCAACTCAAttgagttttcttttttctttatctttACCACATCAACAATTTACCATTAAAAATGTCACAGCTCGCTGCGATTCCAATGTTAATCTTTCGGTCAGACTTTTAAAAGTTAAGAAAACCAAACCAGAGGTACACAAATGAGTTAGCATGCTCTCAGCATCAATACAGCTCAATCAACCAatttatgtacacacacacaggcaattAGTGCAACAATTAACTGCAGCGAGAGCATGTAGAGTGATAAAACTTATCAACTAAAAACAGGCATATGAAGCGGAGGCACAAACCCTAAGGGCCCGTCTTCCCATCAGGGCACGGCAGCAACAAACACGCCGTCACCCAGAGAAGACAAACCATGCCTGGAGCTACAAATACCCAAATTAAAACCaggaaaaataacaaaaatgttgctttttaaatgctaacgttattaatattttgtatgaaATAACAATTAAGacattgcatttaatatacagTTGTTTTTCCCCATCCCTTTGGATTTTTGCTTGAGATAATTGCTGATGGTTTTGCATCTGTCATAGCTGGTAGAATGAGCTAgcgctgttgtttttttttttgtttcttttttcctcttttaaatatatacatgcattcaATAGGTATTCCAATAAAACTAATTCCAACTCCCTTCCGGGTTTCACCAATTAAAGAGTTAGCTAAAAACTGCAAGATAGTCCACACAACACAATTCAGCATGAAGAGCTTGTCTGGTCTTCGGCCGTGAGATATGTTGCAGAATGAGTGAAGGATGGGAAATAGTAATGGAGCCGGACTGGGAAGATACTCTTTCCTTTTGTCTGCCAACTGGAGTCGGATTCACATTATGTTTGGAAGGAAGAGCAACCGGCTGATAACACTTGTAGTGTCAGCTCCAATTGTAAAAATACTGGACAGTGAGAATGCATATCTACCATCATTTGACCTGAAGACAACAAAAAGACAATTATTTCACACAGGGACCAACGAAATCAGATTATTTTGCGAGTATAAATACAGTAAAGGTGCGGTCACATAGTGTAATGATGCataaagtcactttcaaaccaagcatcTTTCTGATGATCAATGCAAAGCATATTTGCTTGACCAACAGAACCTGATCAGAAATCTTTCATCAGTTGCGTAGATTCCTATTAAAATTACTGGATTTCGCCCATGAAAATGTGCCAAAATTTCACGAACAAAATTTTTCTACTGTCAATTGTGACCAACTGAAAGTTTAAaaggtctaaaaaaaaaaaacaaacaaaaaaaacaatctgtGTAGTCTCCAACTGAAATGAATAGATTTCACCtgtgaaaatgtgctgaaatttGGCAAAATTTTTGTATTGTCAAAAGTGTTACGACGTATGAAGTCACATTCAAACTAAATGTCTTTCTGTCAGATCACGTGGAAAATTCACGTGACCAACAATCCAATGCAAAATTTGTATGGGGAGCTCCTCCATCCCCAGACGATATTCTCAATCGCATTGATTCTTATTGATATGACAGGATTTTGCCAGTGAAAATTTGAAGGCAATATTTTTCTATAGTCAATAATGTAGCAATGCATGAAGACACTTTTAAACCAAGGATCTTTCTGTCAGTCAATGTGGCAAATTTATGTGACCAACTGAACCCAACACAAAATCTGCATGGGAAAATGTATAACCCTTATGCAAAATTCCAGACTGCATAGATTCCTATGAaaattattgaattttattcagaatttaCAACAGTAAATGTGACTGCACCTTAAGAGCTGGCAAATGTGGAATTTGCACTTACAGTGTCGTGTTCACCACTGCGGGGGCACGTAACTGTAGGTGGGAGTGGCAGGTGGGCGGTACGTGGGCATTGAAGGGTGGGGCGCGACTGGGGTTGGAGAGTGAGTAGTTAATAATGTCcctgaggagaaaaaaaatgcatttttacaatttcctCTTGAACTGTATGAATTTCAGTGGATTATTTGGATGAGACTCACCAGCTGACATCGCCATGGTGGTGCCTCCTACCATGCCCATGGCGACTCCGTTAGGGCGGGGTGGGGGAATGGGAGGGGCATACATGGCCGCTGGCATGCCATTGGGCTGGACCACCGTTGTATGATGAATGACATGCGGTGGCGCTGCGTAAAGGGGCTGTGTGTAGTAAGTGCCTTGCTGCTAtgggaaaaaaacattcaatattttaacaaaatgcaGGTTTGATATTATTTACGTTTCATAACCTCCAGATTTATGTTGCTTTACCTGTGCGTAGGGGTTCTGTTGGGGGTAGGGACTTCTCACGGGGTAGACTGCAGCAGGGTAGGGATTAGGTGATGAGGAATAGGGGGGTACAGCACCTGTTGTTGGGGAGCAGGACATTTTGAAAGGGGTCCCGGGAGCATAACCTGTAGAGATGACATTAAATTTGAAGAAAATTAAGCAATAATCTAATTTGCTAGCAACAGCAATGCTCCTAAAAAGTGAGCATCACATCAAAATTGAccttgtggaaaaaaaaatgactggaTAAAATCAGGTACAACCCTATATTTTTCATGGACATCTAGTTTTATCTGGAAATATGCAAGATTCCAAAGGTAAAATGGATAGTTAATGTCATGTCAAGTTGGCTTTATAggaatagtccacccaaaaatgaaaatcccatCATCATTTCCTCACTTTCATGTCGTTCAAAAACCTATACGAcatactttcttctgtggaacataaaagaagatattttgaagaatgttggcaaTCAAATTAACTTAAAGAGTATGGActaacaaaacaatgaaaatgtttggttaccaacattcctcaaaatatcgTCTATTATGTTCtgcagaaggaaaaaaaaaggtcatacagttttggtatgacttgagggtgagtaaatgatgacagaattgtcatttttggtgGACTATGCCTTTAAGACATACTGATGAGTTCAGGCACAAAAATGTTGAAGGAAAatactgaaaatgaaaaacaatgtgAGCTGTAATCCAAGAACTGCACTGTCTAGCTTcttaaaacatgttaaaaaccTCAGGATATATTTTTTGGCTGAATGAAGAAGATCCATGTAACAAAATCTCTGTTTTGGCTTCTTGGAAACTGAAAAACACAGGAAAAAGAGAGAGTTTGGGATTCCCTTACCTGTGGGAAAGGCTGGATTAGCGCCAGGGTACATGCCAGGGGAGTATGCTGGAGCTGCCGCTGCATAACCCACAGGAAATCCCGCTGTTCAGGAGGAAAAAATAATCACAGCAATTAACAATAACAGCAAAGACATTGTGCATGGAACTTAATTGCATATGGTGTGATAATTCCAGACACTTCCTATCAATTGCATGCAAGTGAGTCAGAGCTCATCTCTGGTTACCTGGGTATCCTATTCCTTTATGGTTGGCATAAGGAACCCCTGATGACGCGGGGCTATAAACAGGGTTCATGATGTTTATCTTTCAGCACCTTTGAAGAATAGGACAGAAGACGACATTACAAACTAAACAATGACCTACTAGACAGTTgtattttgcattacttttctttggaaaaaaaatacagatatattaatttataatagatCCTTAAACACAGTAAGTTTCTACTTGCTAAAAACTAGCTataaaatatggaaataaatgcatatttaaaaaatatatataccaATAATAGATTCTTAAACACAGCAAGTTTCTacttcaataaaaatgtaaaggaatttataaaaaaaatttttaaatgcgCAAACAGACCAATAATTGGTTTGactgatatttttatatttctatttattcaaatctttttttaaagtttacagTTGCTATATGCTAAAGATTCACATTTACTGTGCATTCAACAAGGAAAAACGGTGCACCtggtaaattttatttaaaatgtcacttttttaaataattgactTTTTGATtgataatgtgtgtgttttttttttt
This region includes:
- the cremb gene encoding cAMP responsive element modulator b isoform X2, which translates into the protein MDAGDASQPITQSAEYEQAPLVICKENTKGDLPDSSTSAHLGDSPNDEDAKQKLDVEISARNIFNNSNAGPFISVNQSGGVQFIPCQQRYDTFTSWPGSPIMQYAVHSSNGTYIVSEDKGQATAGGMSAYQISSPASGLSQAMDGSPGSLPSPQHLTVEASRKRELRLMKNREAARECRRKKKEYVKCLENRVAVLEKQNKTLIEELKALKDLYCHKTE
- the cremb gene encoding cAMP responsive element modulator b isoform X1; this encodes MDAGDASQPITQSAEYEQAPLVICKENTKGDLPDSSTSAHLGDSPNDEDAKQKLDVEISARNIFNNSNAGPFISVNQSGGVQFIPCQQRYDTFTSWPGSPIMQYAVHSSNGTYIVSEDKGQATAGGMSAYQISSPASGLSQAMDGSPGSLPSPQHLTVEASRKRELRLMKNRTAAKEYRRRKKDYVRSLEMRIAVIENQKQKMTEELDSLRQMCAGKSSSI
- the fam168b gene encoding myelin-associated neurite-outgrowth inhibitor isoform X1, whose protein sequence is MNPVYSPASSGVPYANHKGIGYPAGFPVGYAAAAPAYSPGMYPGANPAFPTGYAPGTPFKMSCSPTTGAVPPYSSSPNPYPAAVYPVRSPYPQQNPYAQQQGTYYTQPLYAAPPHVIHHTTVVQPNGMPAAMYAPPIPPPRPNGVAMGMVGGTTMAMSAGTLLTTHSPTPVAPHPSMPTYRPPATPTYSYVPPQW
- the fam168b gene encoding myelin-associated neurite-outgrowth inhibitor isoform X2, whose translation is MNPVYSPASSGVPYANHKGIGYPAGFPVGYAAAAPAYSPGMYPGANPAFPTGYAPGTPFKMSCSPTTGAVPPYSSSPNPYPAAVYPVRSPYPQQNPYAQQGTYYTQPLYAAPPHVIHHTTVVQPNGMPAAMYAPPIPPPRPNGVAMGMVGGTTMAMSAGTLLTTHSPTPVAPHPSMPTYRPPATPTYSYVPPQW